In the genome of Cucumis sativus cultivar 9930 unplaced genomic scaffold, Cucumber_9930_V3 scaffold95, whole genome shotgun sequence, the window GTAACGATCCAACACTTTATACTAAGGTGAGATCATTAccactaaaacaaataaagactttttatttaaatcaaagaaaatactaagttttaaaaagaaacactcataaaatataagtaaagtatataataaaatattagttcggaacctatttaaaataaaaaaaatatatctaaaagtAAACATGGGTtctgaaataaatttaatactcaaaacataaatgtgGAAGAAAACATAAGATGTTCCCTATGACGATCCACGGTCACTTCTTGCCATTCGCGAGCTTGCCTTTACCTGCTCCTTTacctgaaaaattaaacatagaaaagggtgagtataaatttatactaagtaagagacccactactACTCCTGCTACGTGTCTGTTAACCTCTCGTTATAGTCCTGTAAGAAAATATCGAATATCTATTGTGCTCCCAAACGTACGCTATCCAGTGATCTTGTAGGAACACATCTAGACTCTTGGTGAACCCGAAGGAGTCACCCTAAAGAAGTGTAAGTGATCCTATTGATTCACATATAAAAGCTAAGCCACACAAACATAAATAGGTGGTGATCCCGAGGGACACCCATATGATACGACTCTAACAGGTAAAGCTAACACAACATCATAGTCTATACatataacataacataaataacaTATCTCAAACATGATGTATCTCAACCATAGTATATCTCATTCATAACATATCGTGGTCATCACATATCTTAGTCATACATAACGATTTTTTATGTAGCTATCATTATCTAACATTCTTCACAGTCACATCACATGCATCATGGCTACGTTAATGCATACTAAGGGAAAACATAATGTAAGGatctaataataaaacttcttACCTGGAGATTAATTATCAACTAATTCAgtcataaacataaacaaaattaaaattattaattttgtcaaccaTCAcccaactatttaattaagcaTCAAAACTtccaactatttaattaagcaTCCAAACTGACCCCCAAGATTAAGGTTGAATCAAACAAAACCTTGAATGGAAAATTTCGGAGTCTCAAATCCTCAAATTAACACTTGAaccttcaaacaaaaataatttaactcaTTCCATTGTAAACTTATTTAAGAtccaaaaaatattcatttggGCATACCAAACCAACACAGCTCAAGAGATACCAAAAAGCAACTTGGCTTAAACTAAGGCAGAAATGGCCCACGCGGCTCTGCAGGAGGAGAATCGACTTGGCAGTCAGCTCGGGTGCACAACTCacaaaaggagaaagaaatcgGCTGTGACAAGCGCGATTTACGAAGGAGTAGATAAGTGGCTCTGTGATGCACAGATCGACTTGCTCAAGCAAGGGTTCGTTTAACGATTGCCGGCAATGAGATCTGGGTGGCACGAGACAGAACTTAACGACGGTAAGGCTTAATGAAAACGTTCAAAAACTAGAtgattgatgaaatgaaaagagagagattccTCGGCTTCACCTACATGCAAACGTAGGAGGTGGGGGGTGCATAGTCGGCTTGTGCGACTTCGTCACTAAGGAACAAAGGAGGAATGACGGTGTCAACAAACGACGAGCGGTGATCCTTGCAACGGAGCACGATGGCGGCTGGGGTTTGTGAAGAAttaagaagatgatgaatagtTCCCTTTTTTGCACGTTTCACAAgggttaattatatataataataataatgatatttattattattatcattattccttttcttttgctaattaacaaattaaccaaaatcaaatcatactTTCTCTCCTCGTTAAATACCCATCAAACCAAACTTTTTACTTTCCCCAAAAATACAATATCTTTCcaaataattagattttccacaatataattattttctctctaaaaaatatctttcctaaaaaaaatcaataatatattattctacCCTTccataacttaattaattatatacatatataattaaccaataaacttaaatctcaccaaaattttcaatagtataattaattaaataatcttcCACTGAACATTCAATTAATCACAATTTCcacaatactaaaaaaattataacaccCAATTAAATccatcataaattaaattaaactaagataattaaaaaataaaattaccttAATTTTTGGGTGTTAcagtttttgaatttaaataatttttagacgTAACCAGCCTTAAGGACAGCATGTTGTACAAGTTATCGACCCTACTGCACCTGTCACTCATGCATACCTTGCTGCCATGGAGCAAATGTACATAGACTTATTGTTCAAAGTATTGGCACAGTGACAACCTACCTAGGATATCCAAACAACTCATGTACGGACACCGGCTGCAAGTGTTTAGATCCCAGTTGCGGGAGTTTAGGCCCCAATTGTAGCATATAACCTACTTGATATGCTTTCAGCAGAAGCCAAACACCTGAGGGATTTCAGGAAGTATAACCCTCGGACTTTCGATGGATCCTTGGCAAACTCCACCAAGGCGCAGATGTGGTTGAGTTCGGTGAAGACTATCTTTCGTTACATGAAGTGCTCCAATGACCAGAAAGTTTAGTGCGTCATGTTCTTACTGACTGATAGAGACAGAGGCTAGTGGAAGTCCACATAGAGGATGTTGGGTGGAGAATATGAGTCAGATCACCTAAAAGTAGTTTAAGGAGAATTTTCATGCCAAATTCTTCTTCGTGTCAAGAGTTCTTAAAGTTGGAGCAAGGCAATATGGCCATAGAGGAGTATGATCAAGAATTCGATGTGTTATCCGATTTGCACCTGAGTTAGTGAGAACTGAGACTGAGAGAGTTGACAAGTTTGTCAAAGGCATTAAGTAGGAGATCCAGGGTTTCGTTAGAGTCTTTAGACTAGCTACCTAAGATGATGCACTACACATGACAGTGGATTTGAGTTTGCATGAGAGGATAAAGATGGCCAAGGCTGTAGAGAATGGTCTAATTGTAGGGTAGAAAAGGAAGGCTTAGCAGTAAGCCTACAGTAGCACCACAAAGGAATTTGAGATTAGGTGGTTTGTTCCAGCAGCTTAGACAGTAGGTTGTTGAGGCATGCAAAACCTTGAAGGAAGTATACATGTGTTCTAATTGTGAAAGGTCTCATTCAGGTCATTGCCTAATAGGAAGTAGTATATGCTACAAGTGTAGGCAACCTGACATATATATAGCTGATAATTACCCTCAGAAATAGTTTGAACCTATCTCGAACTAGACTTCTACATCTCGATAGGGGTGAGTTTTTGCCACTAATCAACAGGAGGCTGAGAAAGCTTACACAGTGGTGATAGGTACACTCCTAATCTTGGAGCACtttgctttattattatttgactcGGGGTcctctcattcttttatatcgCCAATTTTTGTTCAACATATGAGTTTACAAGTAGAACCCTTGAGTTATATGTTATTTGTCTCTACTCCATctggagaaattatgttgtcgAAAGGAAAGATAAAAACATGTTAAATAGAAATAGCATATCATGTTTTAGATGTAACTTTATTAGTATTACACATGCAAGACTTTGATGTAATATGGGGCATGAATTGGCTATCTGCTAACCATGCAAACATAGATTATTCTCGCAAGGAGGTAGTTTTTAACCCTCATGAGGCGACTAGTTTAAAGTATAAGGGGGCGGGGACTGTGGCCTACCCAAAGTTATCTCAACCATGAAGGCCAGTAAGTTGTTCAACCAAGGTACTTAGAGTATCTTGGCTAGTGTTGTAGATACCAGAGAGCCCGATGTATCCTTATCATCTGAATGAATGGTAAGGAAATACCCCgatgtttttttagaagagCTTTCAAGACTTTCTCCTCACAAAGAGGTTGATTTTGCTATTGAACTGAAACCAGGCACTGGTCCCATATCGAGAGCTCCATACAGAATGGCTCCAGCTGAGCTGAAGGAGTTGAAGGTCTAGTTGCTAGAATTATAGGACAAGGGCTTTATTCGATCTAGTATGTCACCTTGGGGAGCACCGCAAttatttgtgaagaagaaagatgggtTGATGTGTCTTTGCATTTACTATAAAAAGCTTAATAAGGTGATAGTCAAGAACAAATATTCATTGCCCAGGATTGATGGCTTGTTTGATCAGTTTTAGGGAGCCACTGTGTTCTCTAAGATCAATTTACGATCAGGATATCACcagttgaggattagagacAATGATATTCCCAAGACTGCCTTTCCAGATATGGACATTACGAGTTTATTGTGATGTCCTTTGGCTCGACAAATGCTCCTggtgtatttatggatttgatgaaTAAGGTGGTGCTTAAGGATTTCTTAGACACTTctgtgatattttttattgatcaCATCTTGGTTTACTCCAAGACAGAGGCTGAGCATGAGGAGTATTTGCATAAGGTATTAGAGACTCTTCGAGCCAATAGGCTATATGCCAAGTTTTCCAAGTGTGAGTTTTGACTGAAGCAAGTTTTGTTCCTTGGCCATGTAGTGTCCAGTGAAAGTTATTATAGACCCAGCAAAGATTAAAGTTGTTACCATTTGGCCTCGACCTTGTACAGTCAGtgaagtttaaagttttttgggTTTAATAGGTTATTACAGAAGGTTCGTGGAAGGCTTCTCTCGTATAGCTAGTCCTTTGACCTAGCTAACCAGGAAGGGGAATCCTTTTGTTTGGAGCCCAACATGTGAGAGCAGTTTCCAGGATCTTAAACAGAAACTTGTTACTACACCAGTCCTTATAGTGCCAGATGGATCTGGGAGTTATGTGATTTACAGCGATGCCTCTTAGAAAGGATTGAGTTGTGTATTGATGCAATAAGGTAAGGTGGTTGTTTATGCATCTCCTCAGTTGAAGAGCCATGAGCAGAACTACCCTACACATGATTTAGAGTTTGACAGCAATAGTTTTTGCACTTAAGATTTGGAGGTATTATTTATATGGTGAGAAGATTCAGATCTTCATTGACCATAAGAGCTTGAATTGGTCAAGGACTTAAATATGAGATAAATATGAGATAGCGCGGATGGCTCGAGTTGGTCAAGGACTACGATCATGAGATCGTGAGTTAGTAGGAAGGTATCATACTCTGTAGCACTCATTACTAGTCAGGTTCCTTTGCACAGAGATCTTGAGAGAGCTAAGATTACATTTTTAGTAGGAGAAGTCACCTCACAGTTAGCTCAAGTGTCAGTACAACCAACTTTGAGGCAGAGAATTATTATTGCTCAGCTCACTGATCCTTATTTGGTTGATAAGCGATGCTTAACAGAAGTAGGGTAAGCTGAGGAGTTCTCTTTATCCTCTGATGATGGACTCATGTTCGAGAGACGGTTATGTGTGCCAGCAGACAGTGTAGTTAAGACAGAGTTGTTGGTTGAGGCCCATAATTCTCCACTTTCTATGCATCCAAATAGtacaaagatgtataaatatttaaaacaagttTACTGGTGGAAAAATATGAAGAGAGAAGTGCCAGACTTTGTCAATAAGTCTCTAGTTTGCTAACAGGTGAAGACACTAAAACAGAAGCCAACAGGTTTTTTGCAACCTTTGAGTGTGCCAGAAtggaagtgggagaatgtgtctatagatttcattttagaaCTGCCAAGGTCTCTGAAGGGTTATAAAGTAATTTGGTTTATTGTTGACAAGCTCACGAAGTCAGCCCATTtcacactactacaaaaacaagctctcttgacatttttaaactgtcaagagAAGGCTTTCTTGACCGTTTTAAAACCGTCGTTGAAGCCAGCGTCAAGAAAGGcaaagttcttgacggttgattaaatgtcaagaatagtgaacgttgacgttttagaaacgtcaagtatacttATGTTCATGACGTTTTAGAACCGTCAAGAATGGTattatttatgacattttaaaaccgtcaaggaTGAACtgatttatgacattttaaaaccgtcaaggaTGAACtgatttatgacattttaaaatcgtcaagaattttaatattcatgacattttaaaactgtcaagaatgtaATTGTTCTTGACATTTGTAAACCGTCAAAAATGCAATTGTTCATGATAGTTTAAAATCGTCAAGCTTGCAattgttcatgacattttaaaaccgtcaagcatttttttatttttttttaaaaaaataatttgtaattgaattatgcTGTAATGGAACGATGATTGTCCTGTAATTGTCCTGTAATTGTCCAGAAACAGTTTcatagatatttgatattcatccaatatagtttcaaatctcaaaaatatataaataaaaccattcaccatatataatattcaattccaagactttacatatacataatgaaATAGGCTTTACATTAGATTTCATATGGCATTACATTGGCATGAATTCAAATCAACTTACAAAGTCACAAAACATGCCAGCTACAACAATAATCAAAAGTATATACGAATGAACaaaccccccccccccccccttcCCCCCTTCCTCCAtatgaacaattcaaaagaattataggCTAAAGTTTCTATACATAAAGTTTAAGATCATAAAGAAGCGGCACAACAAAAAACTTCCTACTTCATGTAAGTTTATGACCTTaaactttaacaaaaaaacaaaccgTCAAACACTGATcagaatcacaaaatattagtCATAGTCATATGTAAGAACCCAAAAAGTCAGCTAACTCAACTCGCACCTCATCTAGTTCTGCCTGTGAGTATGATCTTCGTGTAtcaatctatatataaacatgcaaaataaattaaatgaattaactgactatacaaataaaccaattaactcacaaaattaatatagtttgatatataacaTACCGCATCGGATATGACAATGCTTCCCCTAGtcacaatttctctcaaataccTCATGACGTAGTATCCACACTCAGTACTCCCGACTTGTAGTGGACACTATATAAAAGCAACAAATGTGAATAACAAAGTAATCCTTTGATGTAGTGGACACTAtataaaagcaacaaatttcACAATTCCCACATTTCAAACAAGGATAACGAATATAGGAGTTACTTGTAttagaaaatccaaatttgatgaagttttCCACACCCAACTCATAATCTTTAGACAATCTACTCTTGTGCATCCAAGATTTATCCATCATTATAAATCTAATGAGAAATAAagttattgtttattaatcaacaacattttatattataaaagcGACTCAACCAATAgaagttgaaataaaaaaaaggacaaatatCGATTTATACCTCCGAACTTTGGATAGCatcaatttaactttttatgtatgcatcaatttaaattttatgactGTGGaagtaaaacataataaaacatttaaatggATACATACCCAAAATTGAGATAATTGAAGTTCACATGTGAAAGCAACATGGCataggaagaaagaaaagaaaaggaagtaaAAGGGAGAGAGTAGGGGAGGGTTTTGGGAAGCAACAGGCAAGAGGACTTGACTTTATATTCCCAAAtcccaaaacaaaatccaCTATACAATGAAAGCTTTTTATAGCCTAAAATTAGAAAACCCcataaataagaataagaaagaaagtacTAAGAAGCATTTATTCTCTcacacccaatctaaacgaaaATAATACTATAACGTAAcgtacacccaatctaaacgaaaATCACAAGATTCACatctgcatctcatacaaacacCATCTACAATCTCCGTCCTGTCCACATacacacatttatatatagattccatgacaatcacgaTATACATTCGACatcaagtctacttcaattcatatacattcatatatattttcagtcaacccacagtatacattcaacacacatacagttcacaatcacagttcacaatcacaattgagtccagtagaaaatctcTTACCTCGATTTCTATGCAAATTCTTCAATCTACTAAATCCAATGAATCAAATCCTAAAcataatcaatcataaaatcaacatcgttctaaatagtttcaacctttcaaattaGTCCATATGTAAATTCCACAACTTATCGAAATACTGGCGAACTGAACCCTCAACAATTCACAAAttggttgtgaatttaagGGAGCCCAAGGTTACTCCCAACACCTCAACGCACGACTGTCGAACTCGCAGCaaaatcctaagtgtgggTCGGTCAGCGGTCGGCTAAAGGAGACGTGGCCGGAGAATCGCGCGGCAGTGCAGCGGTTGGAATGAAGGTTGCGCGGCAGTTACAGGTGGATGGGCGCGGCGGTTTCGATCCGAAGGAGAAAAGAGAGGGTGGCGGTTGGGTTCGGCGAGCGGCGGCGGTTTTGCTTCGCGAACGGAGATGGAGACGGCAGATCGGCGCGCGGGACGACTGCAACACAGATCTGGACTGGCAGCGGCGCGGTCTTGCTTCGCGAACGGAGATGGAGACAGCAGATCGGAATGGAGGTCGCGGCGCTCGACTTAGGGGAGACGCGGCGGCCGACGGCTGCTGCGAACGGAAGAGAAGGGGAAGGAGACGGTGGGGTCGTCGCGGCGCACGGGAGGAAGGAGAATAGGGGCGGCGATTGCGGCTGGGGAGAAGGGGAAGGACGCAcggggaggaagaaggaaatagggaaaagaaagaaaaaggaaaaagaaaagaaaaggaaaaaagaaaaaacaatatatatatttctttttcttttctttttatttaaattaaatataaataataaataaataaatatatatatatatatatatatatataataaaaaaaaaaaaaatatatatatatatacctttggGGCATTACAAGCAGAggttcttgacgttttaaaaacgtcaagaatttttataaatttcttgacgttttaaaaacgtcaagcaatttttacaatagtcttgacgttttaaaaccgtcaagaatattttataaatttcttgacgtttttaaaacgtcaagtaaaattttaaatacttgacgtttaagaAACGTCAAGCATGTCGAATTCATACGCTTCTTAACGTTTTAAGAACGTccaaaaattaatagatatttcttgatgttttaaaaacgtcaagaaaaaatttattttttcttgacgtttaataaaACGTTAAGAATGATGTTTcagaaaaattcttgacgttttttattaaaaatgaaatctttcttgacgtttttcgaaaaaaaacgtcaagaaaaggaaaacagcAACCGTCAAGAAAGCCTATTTTTCTAGTAGTGTCATCTTAGAGAAGTCCACTTGTACTGCCAGTAAGTGGGCACAGTTGTATATGACCGAGATAGTGAGACTGCATGGAGTGCTCGTGTCAATTGTTTATGATAGAGATGCCTATtttacttccaagttttggaaaGGACTTCAGGCTGCCATGGGCACGAGATTGGACTTTAGTATAACTGTTCACCCTCAGACTGATGGTTAGACAGAGCGTTTTGAGCCAAATTTTGGAGAGATATGTTCCGAACATGTGTGCTAGAGTTTTCAGGAAGTTGGGACTCCTATTTGCATTTGATGGAGTTCGCTTATAATAACAGTTAGCAGGCTACCATTAACATTCGCATCATTTGAAGCTCTACATGGTAAGTGTTGTAGATTCTCTGTATGTTGGGGTGAGGTTGGTGAGCAGAGGATGTTATGTCCCAAGCTAGTTCAGACCACCAATGAGGCCATACAGAAGATTAGAGCCCGCATGTTGACTGAGCAGAGGATGTTATGTCCCAAGCTAGTTCAGACCACCAATGTGGCCATACAGAAGATTAGAGCCCGCATGTTGACAGCGCAGAGCATACAGAAGAGTTACGCCAATGAACAACGTAGGGATCTTGAGTTCGATGTAGGGGACATGGTTTTTGTAAAGGTAGCACCTATGAAGGGTGTTATGAGGTTTGAGAAGAAGGGAAACCTGAGTCCACGTTTCGTAACTCATCATTTGGCATTGCCTCTGTCATTGTCTGCAGTTCATGATGTATACGATGTATCCATGCTGAGGAAGTGTGTAACAGATCCAACACATATAGTTGATTATGAGTCATTGCAAATCAATGAGAACTTGAGCTATGAGGAGCAACCAGTTGAGATTTTGGCAAAAGAAGTTAAGTTGCTTCATAACAGgggaattaattaatgttcttTATCAAAACCACGAGGTTGAAAAAGCTACTTGGGAGAGAGAGGACAACATGAGAGCTCATTATCCCGAGCTATACAAGGATTAGAACTTTCAAGGACGAAAGTTTCTCAAAGGAGGGACgtaatctttatttttaaattatcttaatttaatttaatttatgatggATTTAGTCTagtgttataattttttagaattgtttgttttgtggaaattgtgattaattaaatgttcaatggaagattatttaattaattgtattattggaaattttggtgagatttaagattattggctaattatataagtaaatataataaactaagTCATGGAAGGGtaagaataatttattattgacttttttaggaaagatatttttgagcgagagaaaataattatattgtggaaaatataattattttgaaagatattgTATTcttggaaaaaataaaaagtttggttTGATGAGGAGACAgagtataatttaattgagttAACTTGTTAATtggaaatggaaaaggaataatgataataataataaatatcatcattattattatatataaattaaccCTCGTGAAACGtgcaaagaaaagagagaactattcatcatcttcttccttcttcacaAACCCTAGTCGTCACTGAACCCATTGCAAGGATCATCACTCGTCGTTTGTGGACACTATCATTCCTCCTCCGTTCGCGTACAGGTGAAGTTGAGGtgtctctctctttttatttatttttcgcACGTTTTTGTCAAGCCTCATTGTCGGCAAGTTCTGTCTCGTGCCACCAAAATCTCATCGCAGGCAGCAGTCGAACGAACCTTTTGCCTGACCAAGCCGATATGTGCATCACCGAGCCGATTCTCCACTTCTTCACAAGTTGCCCTCAACTCTGCtgatttttcctctctttgcGAGTAGTGCGCCCAAGCTAACCGTCGAGCCGATTCTCCTTCTGTCAAGTTGTGTGAGCCATTTCTACCTTAGTCCAAGCCAAGTTACTTTTTGGTATCTCTTGAGccttttgggtgaatttgtGTTGGGTTTGGTACGTCCAAATGAATATTCTTTGGATCTTAAATAAGTTTACAAGAGAATGAGTTGAATTACTTTTGCTCGAAGGTTCAAGTGTTAATTTGAGGATTTGAAACTGcaaattttttcattcaagGTTGTGTTGGATTCAACCTTAGTCTTGGGGTAAGTTTGGAtgcttaattaaatagttggaTGATGGttgacaaaattaacaattttaattttgtttatgtttaggCCTGACTTAATTGAGAATTGACTGTCAGGAATGGACTATATTTTCACTatattttcaactaattaatctCCAGGTAAAAGATTCTACTACTAGCCTCTTACATTATGTTTTACCTTAGTATGCATTAACATAGTTATGATGCATGTGATGTGACTGTTAAGGATGTTAGATAATGATAGCAACATAGAAAATCGTTATGTATGACTGAGATATGTGATGACCATGATATGTTATGAATGAGATATACTATGGTTGAGATATATTACGATTAAGATAtgatatttatgttatgctaTATGTATATGCTATGATGTTCTGTTAGCTTTACTTGTTAGAGTCGTACCATGTAGGTGTCCCTCGGGA includes:
- the LOC116406392 gene encoding uncharacterized protein LOC116406392 translates to MTEIVRLHGVLVSIVYDRDAYFTSKFWKGLQAAMGTRLDFSITVHPQTDVSRLPLTFASFEALHGKCCRFSVCWGEVGEQRMLCPKLVQTTNEAIQKIRARMLTEQRMLCPKLVQTTNVAIQKIRARMLTAQSIQKSYANEQRRDLEFDVGDMVFVKVAPMKGVMRFEKKGNLSPRFVTHHLALPLSLSAVHDVYDVSMLRKCVTDPTHIVDYESLQINENLSYEEQPVEILAKEVKLLHNRGIN